AGAGGGTAGTGGAACTCTGTCCTAACCTGATGTATCCGAGACCTACATTCTGTAATGCCTTGATCTTCTGCAGTATCTGAGGAACATTCTCGAAGAAATCTACCGCCTGGTTGATGGTCATGTCGAGAACATCGGCGATGCTCTTTCCCTTGTATCTTACCTCCAGCGTCTCGCGGTTGTAGCGTTTGCCGTGGCATACCTCACAAGGTACGTAGACATCCGGCAGGAAGTTCATTTCGATGGTCTTATATCCGTTACCCTTACATTCCTCGCATCTTCCACCTTTCACATTGAAGGAGAATCTGCCCGGCTTGTAACCGCGGATCTTTGCCTCGGGAAGTCCTACGAAGAGCGAGCGGATATCGCTGAACACGCCTGTGTAGGTTGCTGGATTGCTGCGAGGCGTCCTGCCTATAGGACTCTGGTCTACATTTACTACCTTGTCGATATTCTCGATACCCTCGATGCTCTCGTATGGCATCGGTTTCTTGAGCGAACGGTAGAAATGCTGCGAGAGGATAGGCTGGAGGGTCTCGTTGATGAGAGTGGATTTGCCTGAGCCGCTGACACCCGTTACGACAATGAGTTTGCCGAGTGGAAAATCAACATCCACCCCCTTGAGGTTGTTGCCCGTAGCTCCGTGAATGGTGATATGCTTGCCGTTGCCTTCTCTGCGGAGGGCAGGCACCTCAATAGCCATCTTGCCGTTGAGATACTGGGCGGTGATGGTATCGGTCTTGAGCATCTCCTGGGGAGTGCCCTGGAAGACAACTTCACCTCCCTTGCGTCCCGCCTTCGGACCGATATCTACTATCCAGTCGGCAGCCCGCATCATATCTTCATCGTGCTCCACCACAATAACGGTATTGCCCAGGTCGCGAAGTTCCTTCAGACTGTTGAGCAGACGTTCGTTGTCGCGCTGGTGCAGACCGATGCTCGGCTCATCGAGGATATAGAGCACGTTGACCAGCTGGCTACCAATCTGAGTAGCCAGACGGATGCGCTGGCTCTCGCCACCCGAGAGAGAAGCTGACTGGCGGTTGAGCGAGAGATAATTGAGTCCCACATCGAGGAGGAAGGTAACGCGTGAGCGCAACTCCTTGATGATTTCGTGAGCCACCTTCGCTTTCATCGAAGGCAGATGCTGTTCCACTTCTTCGAGCCAATCGCGCAGTTCATCGATGTCAAGACTGGCTACTTCGGATATATTCTTATCCCAGATTTTGAAAGAGAGCGATTCCTTTTTGAGTCGCAAACCATGGCATTCAGGACATTCGATGGTAGAGATAAACTGGTCGGCCCATTTCTTGCCCGCCGCACTCTCGTCATCCTCCATCACCTTCTGCAGGTAGTCGATGATGCCATCGTAGGCGCAGAAATAGTCGGTAGAGGTATGCACCTTTTCCTTTTCTATCTTCACATTTTCGAGTGAGCCATAGAGAATTTCCTGCATGGCATCGCCCGGAATCTCGCAGATAGGCGTCTTCAGGTTGAGGTCATACTTGCTGAGCAATGATTCTATCTGCCAGAAAATCATCTGGTTCTTGTATTTGCCGAGCGGAGCGATGCCGCCTTCATGGATGCTGAGTTTATCATCGGGAATTACCTTCTTGATATCAATCTGGTTCACCTTTCCCAGACCCTTGCAATGCGGACAGGCACCTTCGGGAGAGTTGAAGGAGAACATGTTAGGAGCTGGATCCTGGTAGGCGATACCCGTTACAGGGTCCATGAGACGCTTGGAGTATGTCTTGGCCTCCTTGGCACCTTTCTCAAGAACCATTACCATGCCGTCGCCCTGTTTCATAGCCGTAGCCACACTCTTGCGGATGCGTTCCTCATCTTCTTCCTTCACCACCAGTTTATCGACCACAGCTTCTATATTGTGGTTCTTGTAGCGGTCGGTTTTCATATTGGGAACGATT
This Segatella copri DSM 18205 DNA region includes the following protein-coding sequences:
- the uvrA gene encoding excinuclease ABC subunit UvrA, yielding MNSEEKINVWGARVHNLKNIDVEIPRDSLTVITGLSGSGKSSLAFDTIFAEGQRRYIETFSAYARNFLGNMERPDVDKITGLSPVISIEQKTTNKNPRSTVGTTTEIYDYLRLLYARAGTAYSYQSGEEMMKYTEEQVIDMILSDYKGKAIFLLAPLVRQRKGHYRELFESMRRKGYLYVRLDGNILEIVPNMKTDRYKNHNIEAVVDKLVVKEEDEERIRKSVATAMKQGDGMVMVLEKGAKEAKTYSKRLMDPVTGIAYQDPAPNMFSFNSPEGACPHCKGLGKVNQIDIKKVIPDDKLSIHEGGIAPLGKYKNQMIFWQIESLLSKYDLNLKTPICEIPGDAMQEILYGSLENVKIEKEKVHTSTDYFCAYDGIIDYLQKVMEDDESAAGKKWADQFISTIECPECHGLRLKKESLSFKIWDKNISEVASLDIDELRDWLEEVEQHLPSMKAKVAHEIIKELRSRVTFLLDVGLNYLSLNRQSASLSGGESQRIRLATQIGSQLVNVLYILDEPSIGLHQRDNERLLNSLKELRDLGNTVIVVEHDEDMMRAADWIVDIGPKAGRKGGEVVFQGTPQEMLKTDTITAQYLNGKMAIEVPALRREGNGKHITIHGATGNNLKGVDVDFPLGKLIVVTGVSGSGKSTLINETLQPILSQHFYRSLKKPMPYESIEGIENIDKVVNVDQSPIGRTPRSNPATYTGVFSDIRSLFVGLPEAKIRGYKPGRFSFNVKGGRCEECKGNGYKTIEMNFLPDVYVPCEVCHGKRYNRETLEVRYKGKSIADVLDMTINQAVDFFENVPQILQKIKALQNVGLGYIRLGQSSTTLSGGESQRVKLATELSKRDTGKTLYILDEPTTGLHFEDIRILMDVLQKLVDRGNTVIIIEHNLDVIKLADWLIDMGPEGGRGGGQLLFAGTPEEMVKQQKGYTYKFLAPLLKKSGKPE